GGCCCAGGCCAAGCTGGCAGCTGCCAAGGCCCCAGCTGCACCCAAGGCAGAGCCCCCTGCCAAGAAGGCCAAGACAGCCAAGGCCACCAAGGCCGCCAAGCCCGCGGCGAAGGCCGAGGCCAAGGCGAAGGCCGAGGCCAAGGCGTAACCGTGGCCGTGCTGCCCCGGGGTCCCCGCGGGGGCTGAGCCCGCGGGCTGTCCCTAATAAACGTTGTTGGAATACAGAAAGCCGTGTCGGGTGTGCGTGTGCGAGCAGGCGTTCGAACGGAAACTTccggggagaggaggaggaggcggaggaAGGCGGCgtggcggggccgggcccgcgggTGCAGTGACCGGCGGTGGCCGCGCGGGGGCGGCTGCTGCGCGCTGGTGCGGCGGTGTGACGTCAGGCGGGCGGGCCGTGACGTCAGGGGGCGGGGCGGTTGGCGCCCCGGCGGGGACGATGCTGAGCCGGCTGCAGGAGCTGCGCCGCGAGGAGGAGACGCTGCTGCGGGTCAAGGCGGCGCTGCACGACCAGCTCCGCCGGCTGCGGGTGCGCGGGAcagcccggggctgcggggggcGGCCTggggccgggagcggcggggccgggcctgCACCTCAGCCCTGCGCGGCCGCGCTCCGCCAGGGAACGGGCCCTGCGCCCcggcggggctgggggagggagcGGGGAATTGCTCACAGGTGGTCTGGGAAAGGGGGATCCATCTACTGTGCTCTGAGAGTAAATGTAACTGTGCAGGGTGCATCTCAAAGAGGTAAATGTAACTGTGCAGGGTGCATCTCAAAGAGGTAAATGTAATTGTGAGTGTGTGTAGGGCACACCTGTAAGAGGTACCTGTAATTGTGAGTGTATCTGTACATTAGGAGATAAATTAAGTGTGAGTGTATGTAGGATATGTCTGTAAGTGGTAAATGTGAGTGTGATGTATGTAGGATACACTGAGATAAATGTGAGTGTGCACAGGATACCTCTCTAAGAGGTAAATGTGAATGTATGTGGAGTACATTAAGAGAGAAACGTGAGTGTGCTTAGGATACCTCTCTAAGAAGTAAATGTGAATGTATGTAGGGCGCATTAAGAGATAAATTTAATTGTGAGTATGATACATGACTAAGAGGTAAATGTGAGTGCAGGGTTTGCCTTagctgatggatggagaagggaTAGTTGGAGGAGTGGAACTGAAGACTACTTGGGTTTAGAGACTCGTGCATATCATAATAAAGGAAAGATTCAATTCTTAGAGCAGAATTGCACAAGATTTAACAAAGCTTTAACGGGTACAAAAGCCCAGAGTTCAGAGTGGGAAGTGTTAAGCAGGGTCAGGTGGGGGGGGTGTGCCCGGGGTGCAGTGCCAGTGCCGGGATGTGGTGCCAGTGCCGGGACGTGGTGCTAGTGCCGGGGATGTGGTGCCAGTGCCGGGCTGTGGTGCCAGTGCCGGGATATGGTGCCAGTGCCGGGACGTGGTGCCAGTGCCGGGGATGCAGTGACAGTGCCGGGGTGCAGGGAGAGTGCTGGGATATGGTGCCAGTGCCGGGGATGTGGTGCCAGTGCCGGGATATGGTGCCAGTGCCGGGACGTGGTGCCAGTGCCGGCAGTGCTCagtgcagtccctgcaggtggAGGAGCTGGCGCTGCAGTCCATGATCAGGGCCGGTGAGGAGAACGTGCCCgtggccctgccagccctggccgaGGACACTCAGCAGGTAAGGGGGTCCCTGGGCTCGGAGGGGGCTCCATGGCTGGCTGGCAGCATGAGCAGAGCTCTGCATGGTTCTCCTCCTGTCACCTCATTGATGCTTCTCATCACTGCAAAGCTCAGCTGTAAAATGTCGGTTTTGCTGCTGGTGTTTTGAGGGTTTCACCTTTTCCCATCCCCAGAAGCAGCACGGTGTTTCCAGGGGGATTGGGAAATACCTGTGTGCTGTAGCCTCAGTTCCCCATGTGTTAAATATTCTGTTTAATGCTTGTGACCCTGGGGTGGCACCGGTGCTGGGGATGGAGGCACAGGTGCTGCAGGTTTTCACTCAATACCTggccagcctggcccaggtgcaGCTTTGCCATGGAGATCAGGGCcttgtggctgtgctgggctctcagttccagctctgggatcttTAATTAGCAGTGACTGCACAGGTCTAACAGTGAATGAGAAATGTTTGGTGTCTGTGGTAATCAGCCCTTTTCTCTGACAGACTCTTGGGCAGATGGACAATGAGGCTGCCATCAATCAAACTGAGTTACACCTCAGTCTTCAGCATGataaagaggaggaggaggaagaggaggaggaatctgattcttgagagaaaaaaatcagagatgGTTTTTAATACAGACTCAGGAATTTCTTCTTCATTCATCTGAAACTCACCAAGTGATTTCCATGTTGTGCTGTGTGGGTATGAACTGTTTGACATATCAGAGTTGAGGGCAGTGACACTGAACACGGGAActtcccagcctgggcacatcTTGACTCAGATATTGAAAGAATGAAAATCTGCTGCACAAATATGTAGCATAATCCATTCCACATTTGAAACCTAATGTAGCTCTTACAACATCTCTGTATGTGGAAGGGAGAAGCAATGATCAACCAGACCAATTAACACATGCACTAAAGCAATAACTTGTCTGTTCTCACTTCCTGACGTGAGAAACAAATCCAggtcctggagctgctgctgccccagtgaTTACATTCTAACCTCATTTGCCTAAACTGGCAGTTTAGGATACAGGTGAGGAAAGATGTGTCCAGGACTGCCTCcggcctgcagctgctgtgttctCAGTTCCACGGGAAGCTGGAGTTACTCCCAGAGTCCTCCCAGTGTCAGCCCAGttctgggcacagcagggaggtctCTCTGTCCCCCTGGTGCTCTTCAGTTCTGTCAGTCTGTCCCAGAGAAGGACTTTCTACTTCTGCTccttcagagcagcagccaaggaGCCTTTCATTTGTCCACAAATAGACCAAGAAATGATCCGTGGTGCTTGTACTAAGCTAATACTCTTAAATTggtgttattttatttttctctcattgTAACCTCATAAATCAAGGCCAGGTCACCTGCTTTCATGTGATTCTCAAGGAGGAGCATGAGGAGTTTAAGAACTTAGTTATAAATGGAAAGTGATGTGAAATCTCCACAATTTTTGCATTTGGAGAAGTGTCTGGTGTCCCGGGGGTGGTCAGAACTGACATTCAGCCTCTAGTGAATTCCTGCCACTGTTTAATGAGTGTTAATTTGGCTCTTGTTTGGTTTGTACCAATGGAAACTGTTGGGATGTAAATGTGGCTTCATCCTGTACTAAAAACTATTTGGCTTTTGGATGTCTTAATGAAGGAATTCAGAACAGGAGTGAAGAGATTGTGTAACAAAACTTTCCCAAGCCTGACAGGTAAAAAGCCCCCAAGAGTCTGAGCCAAAACTGCTTTGGTCACACAAGCCcttgcagtgctgtgtgtgaagagctgctttgggaggagctcaggagccagcctggccttTCTTGGCACATTTCAATTCCAAAGGGTAATTCTGACTGTTGAAAAATGATATTTGTGCCCAGCATGGTCCAGAGTAGTTTTCATGGATagaattcctgctgcttttgtgAACGAGTGCTTTTGGATTTGAACAGCCCAGTTCTAGTGCATGTTCCAATAAAgttcttttcctgctgcccttACAACTGTGCTTGCAGTGCCCAAATTATTGTTGTCTGGGGGGACAACCCAAAGTGGGAGTTCAGCCTCCCAAACCTTGCTGTGCATTTCTTTCAGCACACAGCAAAAGGCTCTGTTTGCTGGGGGTAGGTAAAGCTCAAGAAAGAGTTTAATTTACACCCTCCCAGCTGTCACTTCAGGTCTCACTGCAGCCAGGACAGGCCTGGATTGTCCATGAGTcatttcctgcctctgctgagccagggctgtgccagccctttGATACCTGATCCTTTGGCCATGTGGAAGTTCAGGGCCCTCTGATGGGGATTCCTTCTGGGGAAGAATTTCAGGCATTTCCTCATCCAAAGCATCCTTTCAAAGAGCTGAAATTTATAGTGCAGTGACCAGATTAAAAGCCTTGgccaagttttaaaaaaagcttcaaGAAGTTACTtgataatatatttattaagaGAACCCATTGCTAAACATCTGAGAGAATAAAACaataaaggatttttcatacaCTTTTAGACACTAAACACAGTTGTCATGACTCTTTAGgttaaaagaaagcaaagtgCTTGGATCATTGTCTTGATTCCATAGGACACTTCCA
Above is a genomic segment from Agelaius phoeniceus isolate bAgePho1 chromosome 13, bAgePho1.hap1, whole genome shotgun sequence containing:
- the SNAPC5 gene encoding snRNA-activating protein complex subunit 5, with the translated sequence MLSRLQELRREEETLLRVKAALHDQLRRLRVEELALQSMIRAGEENVPVALPALAEDTQQTLGQMDNEAAINQTELHLSLQHDKEEEEEEEEESDS